A region from the Oncorhynchus tshawytscha isolate Ot180627B linkage group LG26, Otsh_v2.0, whole genome shotgun sequence genome encodes:
- the LOC112220677 gene encoding trace amine-associated receptor 13c-like produces METHEDVQYCFQDRNSSCRKAFLSTSIYITLYIFFSLISAVTVFLNLLVIISISYCKQLHTPNNLLILSLAVSDLLVGLIVIPVMTVAIMEPCWGFGEYFCVFHGYIASLCTSLSLGNLVLISIDRYVAVCDPLLYHSKITTTRIRCCISITWCCCIIYRAANIQYFVNVQVPSRCLKECTAVEGSFWVNITDLVITMVVPCSVIITLYLKIFVVARSQARKVFTKEAASVSGVKTGQANKSERKAAKTLSIVVFNYLICWIPSLFVFFFFSVLIDNLFAYFISFLSFVNSLINPIIYAFLYPWFKVTAKLILTLKIRRSLFQ; encoded by the coding sequence ATGGAGACACATGAAGATGTTCAATACTGTTTTCAAGACAGAAACTCTTCTTGCAGAAAGGCTTTTCTATCGACATCTATCTACATAACACTGTACATCTTCTTCTCATTGATTTCAGCAGTTACAGTATTTTTGAACCTACTGGTGATCATCTCCATCTCTTACTGCAAGCAGCTCCACACTCCAAACAAcctgctcatcctctctctggctgtgtcagaTCTCCTGGTGGGACTGATTGTGATACCAGTAATGACTGTAGCAATAATGGAACCATGCTGGGGTTTTGGggaatatttctgtgtgtttcatgGCTACATTGCTTCTTTATGTACATCTTTATCTCTGGGCAATTTGGTCTTGATATCTATTGACCGCTATGTTGCTGTGTGTGATCCCTTATTGTACCACtctaaaataacaacaacaagaatCAGATGTTGTATATCCATCACCTGGTGTTGTTGTATCATCTACCGTGCTGCTAATATACAATATTTTGTAAATGTACAGGTACCAAGTAGGTGTTTGAAAGAATGTACTGCTGTTGAAGGGTCATTCTGGGTTAATATCACTGATCTTGTTATTACAATGGTTGTCCCGTGCTCTGTTATTATAACACTTTATTTGAAAATCTTTGTGGTGGCCAGATCACAGGCCAGAAAGGTATTTACAAAAGAGGCTGCCAGTGTGTCTGGTGTTAAAACTGGACAGGCAAATAAGTCTGAGAGAAAAGCAGCAAAAACTCTTTCTATTGTTGTTTTCAACTATTTAATTTGTTGGATTCCATCTCtatttgttttctttttcttttctgtttTAATTGataatttatttgcatatttcatCAGTTTTCTGTCATTTGTTAATTCCTTAATTAATCCAATAATTTATGCTTTCCTTTATCCATGGTTTAAAGTGACAGCTAAACTTATATTAACTTTGAAGATAAGACGTTCATTGTTCCAATAA